GTCACCTGGGACCTCTTTCCCTTCATTAGTTTGGTACTATCTTCTAGTTTCCTGtggttatttctttattcttttaggtCATAATTCCAAACATGAGGCATCCCCTGGGCAGGCTGCTCTTGTTGGTGGCATTGAGGGAGGGTAGCCTCCCTAGGAATAAGACTGACTCACAGTGGCTGGTTTTAGTCTTTCAGTTTCAGTTTCCCTTGCAACCTGTCTGATGGAGGCCAGGTGCCAGTCACAGGAGCAGTCCCAGAGATCTGAGTTTTTCTAGGGCCCACTGGGAGCCTTGAGAGGAGTCACAGAGCAGAGACCTTGTGATGGGTTTAAGTCAACACCTGAACCTGCTCTAGAAGCAAGCAGGTTACATGTGCAGAGTCCACCTTTCAGCAAGTGGTTTCTGAATGAGCCCATCTTTTCTGGGCCCTTTCTAAGTCAAGAGACCAAACAAAATTTcatggaaggcagaagggcaTAGTGGTGAAGCCCACTGGTCTCTGCCAATtacaactgtgtgaccttgagcaggttacttaaattttgtaattttgatatcctcacctgtaaaatggagacagtaatGGTACCTCCCTCACAGAATTACTGATGAGATCCAATGAGAAAGGCGTATCAAGTCTCCAGCCTGAGGTCTGGTACAgtgtaggtgctcagtaaatggtagcAAGCTATGCCACAGCCATGGCCTAGCGGTCTGGGGATAGAGGTCCAGGATTAGGAAAGAGAGTCTTGTGCTGGGGGTTTGTAGGGAATGATGGGGCCATGGTTGGCAGTAGCAGTGGGGGTGCTGAGGAAGGTGTCTGGGGCGTcacacagcctctgcctctcttctcctctcaggGTGCTTTCTGCCCACATTCCCAGTTCTTCCCTGGACCCAAACCCTCCTCTCTCATGTCTTTTTAGGATTCCCATATTATCATGGCCTCTTGATTTTTACACCcacctattttctattttccttcttccttcttggcTTCTTGATCATCCGTTACCCTCTTTGGCCTGTTCCCTGAACCCCACTGTAAAAACTACCAAGTTGCCTCATCACTCCCTGGTGTTTATAAAGTCATGAAAGGTTAGGGCTGGGGAGAAAGTTGGAGTCTTCTCATCCTCGTTCCCTATGAACCCCCACTTGACAAGAATGGGGAGGGTGGACTCAGTGACTCTCAAGGTCAGTAGCAGCAGGGCTGGGCTCCAGGACTCCTTGTGCACCCTTCTGGTTACACCCCAGGTGGCTTTCCAGCACGGTTAGCTGTGTTGGGTGCAAGGGGATGAGGCAGTGTCTGCTTAATCCGTAGAGCGCTCTCCCTGATAAACCTTCCCCAGTCCCAGCTCTCCTCCGTGCAGTTCTCATGCAGGCCACCCTCTGTGTAGAGCCCTGATGAGTTCTGCAGGAGGCCCACATGTGGAGGGGCAGGCGTGTCTGGGAGCCTGTGGAGGGGGGTCCCTGAAAGAGTTTAGGAATCTTCactatttcattttaaactttttcccaTTATATAGAAGTGATACTTCTAGAGTGAGTAGGAGTGTGACAGCAGTCAGAGCAGGAAAGTGGATTGGAGTAGGGGAAGTGATGGGAAAGAAGCCGAGGGGAGGGGATAAGAGGGTGGTGGGTGGCAGCTGGGCCTCTGCAGGCCTGGTGAGTAGTTCTGTCAAGGAACGGGGACGGTGACAGCAGGACTCTGAGTTACTCTGTTGAAGCTCGGGGACAGTGTTGAGAGGATCATGGGGATGAGCATGTGGTTTGGCTgccacatttatttctttctggaaCTTGAGGGTTTTCTTGTTCCTGTGTGTGGAGATTTGGGGCACTGGGCAAAATCCTGGGCACTGAGGAACTAGCAGAAATGGGATATTAATATTAGCAACACAGCTGCTCGTATCAGGAGCCAGCTGATATGGGACAGGGAGAGGATGTGAAATCAGGACAGCTTGGTTAAGTCTGGCATTCCATTCCCTTGCCTGGTAACCTTGGTAGTTCTCTTAATGTCATTgagtttcaggttttttttcccataaaataaaggtttaaaaaaagaaagactgccCTTCCTGCCTAACCGGATTatcttgaggattaaatgagataatggacGAGCatgcttccttatctgtaaagccTGATGCAAATGTCTGCTGTCATGATCTTATTGATAGGGTCAAGATGCCAGTGGAAGTGAAAACCTAGAGCCCAGAGTGAATGTGAATGGCATTTAGCCAGCTATGTGAAACAGGTCCTTTTTCATCTTAACTGATCCTGGTTCAGCTGGGCAGCTGCTGTCCTCAGATGTGGTTCTTCTGGAATGTATAATATGGGGGCGGGTGGCAACTATCAGAGTGATGCCCATTGCTACATCACTGTTCTACAAAGCTGGTGATAGGATTGTTTGCTAAAGTGAAACTAAAAAGACTCTAAGTTTGAGAAGCAGATGAGATGCTTGAATGTGGCCGTGTTAACTCCttgttaaataaacttttcatttattaatgaCAACCACCATACCTTAGCTTGGATAACacattaaagaaaatgtaatgtgtTCATTTCTTTGACGTGATTTATCCAAAGAAAACCATGTTGCCATCTTCAGATGGGGACAGTGTGGCACAGGTTCTGGGATCAGAACGTATCTGGCTTCTAATTCGAACCCTTTGGGCCCCTCACTAGCTTTGGACCTTtggggcaagtcatttaaccctCCACgcctgtctcctcatctgtaaaatgggaatgatagtaCCTATCATAGAACTATTCTAGATATTTACAAgagtaaatgtatataaattacttAGCACATTGCTCTGTACATAAATAAATGCTGGAAAAAATTTAGCTCTGGTTGTTATTACAGTAACAGGCATATATAATACTATTGTTAGCATTGTAGTTAACTCAGAGGATCTCTGTGTTGAATGACTCCTCAGGCTTCCTGACAATGTCACCTTTGAGGAAGGTGCCCTGATTGAGCCACTTTCTGTGGGGATCCATGCCTGCAGGAGAGGCGGAGTTGCCCTGGGGAACAAGGTCCTTGTGTGTGGAGCTGGTAAGAAACAGAAGCTACCCTGTTGCGGGTTCATTGACTGGAAATGTGGGGACCCCTGTGCCCATCTCATTTCCCCTCCAAGGCTTGGGGTTTGTTCTAGAATCCTTTTGAGTAAGGAAGGATTGCAGTGTCCCATTCCCTCGTGACTAGCACTTTGCTAAACAAATGAGTATCTGCAGACATGATATTAACTAAGGTTATATTTCCTAGGCAACATAGCCCTTTTGTTCATTTAAAGAatgaattggctgggcacagtggcttatgcctataatcccagcactttgggagaccagagcaggtggatcacttgagcccaggagttcgagaacagtctagacaacatggtgaaaccccgtctctacaaaaaaataaaattagctggtgtcGTAGTGTgtaccaatagtcccagctactcagaaggctgaggtagtaggatcacttgagcttgggaggttgaggctgtagtgagccatgattgtgacactgaactccagtctgggtgacagaacaagaccatttctcaaaaaaaacaagaccccatctcaaaataaacaaacaaataaaaagaattaatctgggctgggtgtggtggcacatgcctgtaatcccggcactttgaaaggctgaggtgggcagatcacttgaggtcagaagttcaagaccagcctggccaacatgatgaaactttgtctctactaaaactaccaacattagccaggtgtggtgatgcgcccctgtagtcccagttacttgggaggctgaggcaggagaattacttgaacctaggaagcagaggttgcagtgagccaagatcacgccactgcactctagcctgggcaacagagcggaactcttgtctcaaaaaaaaaaaaaaaaaaaaaaaaggaatcattcTGGTGATTATTTTTGAGCCCTTGATGGGAAACTAGgaaagttttttttgtgtgtgtgtgagatagagtctcactctgttgcccaggctggagtgcagcggtgcaaacttggctcactgcaacctttaccttaaagaaatatttttgatagTAAAGAGAAGGGAAACtctctggtttgtttgtttcagacagaatcttgctctgtcatccaggctggagtgcagtggcacaatttgagctcactgcaacctcctcctctcaggttcaagcgattctactgcctcagcctctggagtagctgggacaacaggtgcatgccaccatacctggctaatttttagtatttttagtagagaaggggtttcactgtgttagccagaaaagttagccaccgcacctggccaactctTAGAAGTTTCAAATCATACCAGTGAAGTGATGGCCTAGTCCCATCTGTGAATATGGCAGACCCTGCTCCTGGCCAGTGGGAGGAGTGTGCAGTGGTCTGTTCCCACACCAATGGGAGCCAGCACTCTGCCTGCAGTGGGGTTGCAGCTGGCTGCCTTCTCTCATACCTGTGGTCAGCCACCTGGAACAAGTGCTAGCCGCCTCAGACCAAGTCATTCTAGGCTCCTAACTGCTGGTGACCCAGACAGTATGCTCACACCTTGTGGGTGTCATCTGGTATTCCTCATACGTGTTTGTAATTTTCTTTGGCAGGCCAAATAAGTGATCACAGGGCTTCCTAAGAGGGGTGATGGATGTAAAATATACTTGCTACAATGGGCTAGCAGACTGCAGGCCTTGGGTGACCGATTCTTAAAAAGAGTCTGCATGGATCCAGGACCTTTTTAccatagaaaaggaaaataagtcatacataccacacacatgcatgccctgcccccagtacacacacacacagaacttcacctgtaatcccatcaccgATTGGCCCAGGAGAATCACTATTGATATTTTGGTGTAGAATcttttagtgttttttgtttgttttgtttttctgagaccaTGCTAAATACCCTTCCTTTTACctactccttttaaaaaatcaggccaggcacagtggctcacgtctgtaatactagaaatttgggaggcgaggcaggcagatcatctgaagtcaggagttcaacaccaacctggccaatatggtgaaaccccatctctactaaaaattagcctgtaatcttagctactcaggaggctgggtctcaaaaaaaaaaagaaatcaatacacTGTGAACATTTGTCCATGTCAATAGAGTTATGGCAGAATTTTTAATAGCTgtgtagtttttaaattatgctttgtTGGACATTTCAAGTATTATtttccagtgttttgttttctgagggaGCTCACAAAATTGTTCTCAGGAGATATGTGCAGGAAGTAAATCCCCAAAGATATTCTGCATTGCTTTCATTCTGTGGGTCTGGTTTTTATATTAAAACCATAGTGTCACGTAGCAAAGCAGGTATCTCAGGCAAATTCTTGGACACCTGAGTATCCTGGGGCTACCTGGGCAGCTGGGCCAACCCGAGGAAGCAGCTCACTTAAGGACCCTCCCCAGGTGGTCCTCAGAGGGCACCTAAGAGGAATATGTCTCTCTTTGGGGGAGGTGTGATGGGTTCTCATGAAGGTATGGGCAAAGAGAGAACAGGAAAACAAGTCCAAACCTTCTGAGATTTCTTATTCTCTGAATAagtgtatgttttatttaatcctaCGGTTCTTTGAGATTATCTCCACCAGTGTCCAAGAGTGAGTGGAAAATTTTTAACTCTGAggtttgagaggattaaatggaaCCCAGCACTAGGAGCATAGTTTATGCAAAGAATAATTCTTCATGTATTCCTTCACTTCTGCATTCAACAAACAGCTACTAAGGTCTTatcatgccaggcactgggataGATGCTAGAGACATGCAAAAGCTATGGTTCCTGTCCATGGCCTGGACAAGTGGGAGATGTTGAGGTGGTAAAAAAATTTACCACCTCTACCAGATGTTGAGTATTTCACACACATCTTCTGTCTTCTGCTTGTTTAGGGCCAATTGGGCTGGTTACGTTGCTTGTGGCCAAGGCAATGGGAGCATCTCAAGTAGTGGTGACTGGtaagactttgttctttttcactcTCCTTGACTGGGAAACAGCTGGGCctactgtatgtgtatgtgtgaggagAGGCTATTTGTGACTGTGGAGGGGGTGAATGTGTATGTCTTGTGGGTTGTGGAGAGATAGAAGAGTATGAGTGTGTTTTGTGTTGGGAGAGGCTATCtgtaggggagagagagagtgtgcgtgtgtgtgtagctgtgtggcagatgtgtgagtgtgtttgtgtgaggagaagctgtgagggtgtgtgtgtgtagctgtgtGGCAGatgtgtgaatgtgtttgtgtgaggAGAagctgtgagggtgtgtgtgtgtagctgtggTGGATATATGAGTGTGTTTGTGAGGAGAAGCTgtaagtgtgtttgtgtgtagctGTGTGGCAGAtatgtgagtgtgtttgtgtgaggaaacagtgtgtgtgtgtgtgtagctgtgtGGTGGATATGGGGGTGTGTGGAGATGAAGAAGCAGtgagtgtgtgttttgtgtgagGAGaagctgtgagtgtgtgtgtgtgtgtgtggctgtgtggtgGATATGTGGGCGTATGAGGGTGTAgaacaggggtgtccaatcttttagCTTCCTTGGGCTGCATTGGAAGAATTGTCATGCCacacataaaaaaaatacaataacactAATGAtcgctgatgagcttaaaaaaaaaacaaaaaacaaaaaacctcaaagcCCTGACCTGCATGGGGGCTGTGTGTTGGACAAGCTTGATGTGAAGAGTGTGTGCGTTGGGCTCAGCACCACCACCCATTGCCCCAGAGCTTTGCTGCCATCCGATCTTGcacctccattttcttttcttcctaatgAGTCATCAGATTTCTCTGAAAGAAATTCTTTTTACCTTCAGATCTGTCTGCTCCCCGGTTATCCAAAGCCAAGGAGATCGGGGCTGATTTAGTCCTCCAGATCTCCAAGGAGAGCCCTCAGGAAATCGCCAGTAAAGTAGAAGGTCTGCTGGGATGCAAGCCGGAAGTCACCATCGAGTGCACCGGGGCAGAGGCCTCCATCCAGGCGGGCATCTACGTGAGTGGGCTGAGGGCAGCTTTCGGGAATCAGTGTAGGGGAGTAAAGGAGGCAGAAGTAGGGAGTGAAGCTTCTTTACCAACTTGCTGTGTGGACCCGAAGCCAAAATGGTTCATTTTTTGCTATCTCTGTTTTCCTATCTCAAACTTGCCTTATATCCTCATTGGGCCATCTGAGGGTCACACAATGTAACAGCTATACGTGGGCCTTGAAAAAGGTTAAGGACACACACCTTTGGGATGGGCTTGGCTTTGGGACAGGAAACCATGCCTCAATTTAATGTGGGAAATCCCCGTCTTATTGTATTGAGGAAAACTGCAGCCTTTTAGTCATTGATCTAAAGTGACAGTCATTAATTCAGTTAGTTATGAAGGTGAGGTGATTTTCCAGGGTCACAGCTGGCTACTGCTTGTATTGTGTCCCAGAACTAGGAGCATATAAGCTGCCAATGCCTGACTCACCCCTCAGCGACCCACTAGACATTTATGGGACATTGCCAGGAAGTAGGAGGTGGTGGGAAGGAGTGGCAGTGACAGATCGAAGGATGaggaaaagaggggaaaaagaaTAACTTCCAGGTTCCAAGCCCTACTGTATGCCAGGTTCTCTGCTCTACTTTATGAACATGATGCCTACTTTGCATAATACGCCTGAAAATCAGTTACCATTATATGCTGAGGGATTTGTGGTTTGTTTGAGTCAAGCCAAACCTGGCctaggcccaggcccagccctgccaGCCCCAGTGCCTGAGCTGCCTTGCTACttaggagaggaagggaaggaggggacgAGCAATTGTGCGAGGGTAGGGGGGGGACAGAGACTGTCCCTGGGGAGGGTAGCAGGCAGCTGCACCACAGGGAACTCCCGCCCTTGCCTCCCAGACAGCTTCCCTGTGGTAGCGTGgacttcctccttccttctgagTCACAGCCGATTCATGCATGAGGGCACTTCACATCACATGAGACATTCTAGGGAAGGCTGACCTGCCAAGCTGAGTGGCAGAGTCACATGAGACATTCTAGGGAAGGCTGTCCCGCCAAGCTGAGTGGCAGagctgccttgacctcctcctACAAAGTTGCCCAGTGGCCTTGGGAGCTGAGGAAGCAGTGATGGAGAGGGAGGAGTGGGTGCCATCTTGGCACTGTCCTGAGTTTCAGCTGGAGTCAGCCAGCCCTCTGCTTCACTGTCAGGGACAGTGGTCACCATGTGGGAAAGGGCACAGAGCTAAAGCTCAGAGAGGAACAACGGGTCTATGTGTGACTGATCTACCCAAGGTATGTCTTAggtacctgctgtgtgccaggctctgtgctgggcactttgAGGGCTAAGACATGAGTAAGTCATGTCTATTGTCTTCAACTTGTCAGCAGATCAGTAACCTCCACACCACAGAGAGACAGTATAAGCTGGGAGAGTTAAAGGATGTGGCCCTCCTTCCTCTATGCCCTGCCTTTAAAGCATTTGGAGCAGTTGGCATTTCCAGATGTTGATGGTGGGGGCCTGGTTGCCAGGCTACCTGAGGCAGGCATGGAGGTGAATGTAACCCATGGGCTCACCAGGCCTGAAGCAGTCTCTCTCTTGACGTAGGGAGTGGAACTGTCACGCATGACAGGTGCTGTAGAATGCTACAGTCCACCCCACCAATGAGCAGGTTAAGTGGCTGCACCAAATATGGACATATCTGGGCATCACCATCCTGCCAGGTTGTGACTGGACAGTGTCTGTGATGAGACGTTGCAAATGCTTTGGGGTAGAACTGATATCCTCTCCTTGGTGCAGAGGCCATAGCTACAGGACAGTGTCCAGGTGGCCAGCACACTGCTGGCATCTTGGCAGCTTGGGATGGCCAGCTGGTGTTCCTCCTTATCACCAGGTAGAGAGGAAGTACTGATGAGGAAGTAGTTTCCCTGGAAAATGGGCTGAGAGGACATGTCCGGGGTACCACAGCTCTGAAGCAGCCTCACTGGGAGTCACACCCACACCACCCAAGCCCCGAGTTCACCTCTTGCTCATGACACCGCAGGCCTCGCTCTGTGCGTATCCTTCCTctcagaggtggaggctgtgacGTGTGCCTTTCTCTAGTTCTACTGTTTAGCACCTACAGTGGTCCCAGTAACTGCCTGCTGCTGACCATAATCAACACCCAGCGTGAATGAATTGTCCATTGTCCTGTCTCACCACACTTCGCACAGTAATCCCCAGAAAGCCCTGGAACAGGCACAGCCCTCACAGGGAGTTCTGGGGAAACTGTCAGGAGAAATTGTCACTGCCACCTCTGACCCATTCCAAGGGAGAACTGATAAGCCAGATAAACATTCAAGGAAGACAAAAGCCATTATGGCTCATGCTGTTGAGGTAAACGTCTCTGGAACATAAAGATTTCTCACTGCCAGCCTGCACGCACGTACACAGCCTTTTTTAAACCACAGAATGCAAGTGGCCCGTCAGTATCATGCTTATAGTTTCCTCACCACCGGTGAGCTTAGAGGGCGGGTGGTTCCGTCGAGCTCTGCTGAAAGTGCTGCCTGCGGAGGGGCACGCTGGGGGTGCTTCCACAGGTCCTGAGACTCTGGAAGTGGTTGAAGCCAGTATCGGGTCTCGAATCTTTGGAAGACGTTCCCACTGTGCCTGATTCTCCGTGGGTTAAGTGTATTTTTTCAGAAGCTTTAAAGAAAACAGTGCTTACTCTGCCACTCGGTTAAGTTTGGTTGGCAGGTTGAGCAGTTCAGCATTACACAAAAATCATATTCTCTGGAATTTTGGATGCTCAGCTGATGCAACCAGCAGCTACTTGTGTGATGACCGTATGTTATTTTAAGTGGGAAGTCAGTGTCTGCTCATCTTCTGAGCTTTCTTGTTTTTACCTCCTTTTCAGGCCACTCGCTCTGGTGGGACCCTGGTGCTTGTGGGGCTGGGCTCTGAGATGACCACCGTGCCCCTAGTGCATGCAACCACCCGGGAGGTGGATATCAAGGGCGTGTTTCGATACAGTAACACGTGAGTATGCTGCGGGTGAGCCGGAATGCCCAGCCTCCAGCAAGACCAGCCTCTGGGCCTATGAGTCTCTGCCTGCTTGTTCCTGGAAGAGCACTCCCTGGCCACACTGACAGCTGTGTGATATAACAGGGATCCAAAGGGAGAACACTCAGTCCCAGTTATAGAATGGGAGGGACagaaggatggatggagggagggagggaggggatttTGAAGCACGCTCTTACTGGGTGTCTGCTGCTCATCCTCCCCAGAACCCTTGAAGGTTGAATATAATGTTCATGCTCTTTTACAGGTGGCCAATGGCAATTTCGATGCTTGAGTCCAAGTCTGTGAACTTAATGCCACTCGTCACCCATAGGTTTCCTCTGGAGAAAGCTCTGGAAGCCTTTGAAACATCCAAAAAGGGATTGGGGTTGAAAGTCATGCTCAAGTGTGACCCCAATGACCAGAATCCCTGATGTGAATTGGCTCTGCCCTCATCCTCACAGTCTTGGGAATCTCAGGACAGAATGGCTGGACAGGGGTGGGCTTTGATGCAGAACTTTCTGTCCTGAATGTTAAGAACAATTAATACAATTCATTATGAACAGATGGCCTTACACAGAGGAATTGGTGTGCCTTAAAGATACAATTTGGGATAGTCTTGGGGAACTTGTAGCCAGAATGACCTGTTCATGCTGAGCAAAGTTCAGCAAGTAGAGCGAAGTTTGGCAGGCAGGTGCCAGGAACTTCCCTTCTTCCTGGAGTGCCTTCGTTGAGTAAGGAAATCTGGCCCTTGGGTTTCCTGGTTCCACTGCTAATGACCAGGAGGGGAATGAGGGCTGAGTTATAAAGAGACAACTTCATGAAGACTTAACTGGCCCAGAAGCAGATTTTCATGAAAATCTGCCACTCAGGGTCTGGGACGAAGGCTTGTCAGCACTTTCAGTTTAGAATTCAATGTTTCTAGAGACACATTGGCTATTTGGTTTGATGATAAAAGGAGAATAAGAAAAGGCATCACTTTCCTGGATCCAGGATAATTTTAAAACCAACCAAATTAATataattcattatattaatatattaaaggcTATAGGTTAAACCAGCTTGCATTCCCCTAATATGGAAAAAGTAAGAGGACTTCTCAGCACTGTGTGAAGATTGCCTCTTCTTCAACTCCTGAGAATTGTGTTATTTCATTTGCCAAGTGAAGGACCCCCTCTCCAACATACCCTGCCCCAACTGTAGGCATGGTCCCTTGTCACTAGGCAACCAGGAAACTGCTACCTAGGGACACCACCAGAGACCAGGAGGGTTTGGTTGGCTCACAAGACTTCCCTATCCTGCAAGATTATCATCCCCTCCTAGGCTCATACTCACTGATGATTAGTAGACAATTCCATTTCTTTCTGGTTATTATAAACAGAAAATCTTTCCTCTTATTGCCCATAAAGGCTCTTGGTATCTTTCTGTTGGAATGATTTCTATGAACTTGTCTAATTTTCATGGTGGGTTTTTTCCTGGTAAGATTTGGATCCAAATCATATCACGCCCATTTGTGACTTCGAGATTCATCAAGAATGAGGATATGGTAGCCATGACATAGCTTGAACTATAACCTTTAATCCCTTACTTTGGCTGCAGGTGGAGGGTGAGTTTGAAGAGGTTCTGATTTTCTTGTAACTTGGGAAAGCCATGTCCTTGTGCCTGAATCTTTCAAAGTGCTTTGAGTAATAAAGATTGGTGGTGGTATCTGACTCAAGCTACTCTTTACTCTTTACGTTTAGGGAGGAATAGACTTAGGTTATCCATTTCCCAGAGGGAAGGATTGTAGGATTTTTGAAGGTGACATATTTTCTGCACCAAGTATAATTTCATCAACATGAATCATCTCTAATCTTCACAACAAGCCACATACACAATCATTTTGTAAGTGAGGAAAATATTAAGTGCCAGAAGAGACCTTAAGATTGTCTAATACAACTCTTCAATTAAgaagggaggaaactgaggctcagattgGGGAAGTTACTTGGCAAATCACACAGTGGGTTAGTCAATGGCCCAGGATCAGACAGAACCCAGGAATCCTGGCATCAAATTCTTTACAACAGGCTGCCTCTCAGAGGCCTGAGGGGTCCAGTCCTAGAGGACAAATGATGCTCCccatgccaccacccccaccaaGCAGCTCCTACTGATGAGAAGATGCACTAAGCAATCTTGGTGGGAACATCATCCTCACACCCTGTGCCCTCTTTCAGGTGCCTGGGGAAGGAGCTCAGTGTCTGCTTCAGTCAGGGCTTTAAGAGGAGAAGGAAGCTGGGAGTGAGGGGCAGAGACTTCACCAGAGAATGTCTGCTGGTGACTTGGAGACAGTTCCTGCAGACTGTGCACTCCTAGCCAAGCCATTTCACTGCTGCcccttcatcctcctcctccctgggcccTAGGAAGAAGTCTGCGTGGAGAATGGCTCCCAAAGATGACCCTGACCAGTCCCCACTGCCTGTAGCAAGACTCAGCCTTGGTCCCAGCTGGCTTCTAGTAGTGAGCATTGCTTCCCTGTTATTTGGCCTCCATACTTTGAGCTTAGGCTGACGTGAGCAGGGGACAGTTCTTAGAAAAGGCAAATATCCCATAAATCCTATTTGCCTCCCCTTCTCCTAACCTCTGGCTCCACCAACTCCCCAATAGGACTTCTGTACACACAATAGGAACCAGGAGGGAGGACGGCAGGACTGTGCTACACAAGGGAGACTGGGTGGGGAAGATGTTACAGAACCAGTGACTGAGTCCAGAGGTGACCTCACACCAGCATCTGCAGCCAGAGGTGGGATGCAAGAGGGAATTAACTGGATCCAACATGTCCCCTTTCTCCTCTGGGGTCTGTGGAGCAGCCCGCTGCTTGCTACCCTCCTGGTTTCCTGTAGGGTTCTTCCCAGCTCTCCACCCTGACACTCCTTCACTTCCTAGCACTGGTGGTGCTGACTGGGTGGGGTCCTGAAGTGTTGACTGAAATCGTAAACCAATTGCCAGGCACTGCTGACAGAGCACACAGAGCCTGCCTCCCAAGGTCAAGAAGCTTGAGGGGAATTCACATTCTTGGTTCCGGGAATGATAT
Above is a window of Callithrix jacchus isolate 240 chromosome 8, calJac240_pri, whole genome shotgun sequence DNA encoding:
- the SORD gene encoding sorbitol dehydrogenase — translated: MAAAAKPENLSLVVHGPGDLRLENYPIPEPGPNEVLLRIHSVGICGSDVHYWQHGRIGDFIVKKPMVLGHEASGRVVKVGSLVKHLKPGDRVAIEPGAPRETDEFCKTGRYNLSPTIFFCATPPDDGNLCRFYKHNAAFCYKLPDNVTFEEGALIEPLSVGIHACRRGGVALGNKVLVCGAGPIGLVTLLVAKAMGASQVVVTDLSAPRLSKAKEIGADLVLQISKESPQEIASKVEGLLGCKPEVTIECTGAEASIQAGIYATRSGGTLVLVGLGSEMTTVPLVHATTREVDIKGVFRYSNTWPMAISMLESKSVNLMPLVTHRFPLEKALEAFETSKKGLGLKVMLKCDPNDQNP